In one window of Skermanella rosea DNA:
- a CDS encoding LysR family transcriptional regulator: MPALNYRHLRYFRAVAHEGNLTRAAERLNLSQSALSVQLQKLELQLGHPLFERQGKRLVLTEAGRIALDYADTVFQAGEELLSTLQGRGGQSRQMLRVGAITTLSRNFQIEFLRPLMARRDVGMVVRSGTMGELLARLEAHELDLVLSNRPVQRDARTPWHSHLLDVQPVSLVGRPGPEAAGFCFPRDLATRPVLLPSLDSDIRTGFDRILEVAGVRPVILAEVDDMAMLRLMARESPGLALVPPIVVRDELQAGVLVEWCRIPDVRETFYAIAQSRRFPNPLIAGLLSGRGGPQDAEGTP; this comes from the coding sequence ATGCCAGCGCTGAATTATCGCCATCTCCGCTATTTCCGGGCGGTCGCCCATGAAGGCAACCTGACGCGAGCGGCGGAGCGGCTGAACCTGTCCCAATCGGCGCTCTCCGTGCAGCTTCAGAAGCTCGAGCTTCAGCTCGGGCATCCTCTGTTCGAGCGGCAGGGCAAGCGCCTCGTCCTGACCGAAGCCGGGCGGATCGCGCTGGACTATGCGGATACCGTGTTCCAGGCCGGCGAGGAACTCCTGAGCACCTTGCAGGGGCGCGGCGGGCAGAGCAGGCAGATGCTTCGGGTCGGCGCCATCACGACACTCTCCCGGAACTTCCAGATCGAGTTCCTGCGTCCGCTGATGGCGCGCCGGGATGTCGGCATGGTGGTCCGCTCCGGGACGATGGGCGAGCTGCTGGCCCGGCTGGAAGCCCACGAGCTCGACCTGGTCCTGTCCAACCGTCCGGTGCAGCGCGATGCGCGGACACCCTGGCACAGCCACCTGCTGGACGTGCAGCCGGTCAGCCTGGTCGGCCGCCCCGGCCCGGAAGCGGCGGGCTTTTGCTTTCCGCGGGACCTGGCGACCAGGCCGGTGCTGCTGCCCAGCCTGGACAGCGATATCAGGACAGGTTTCGATCGGATCCTGGAGGTCGCGGGCGTGCGGCCGGTCATCCTGGCGGAAGTGGACGACATGGCCATGCTCCGCCTCATGGCGCGCGAGAGCCCCGGATTGGCGCTGGTCCCGCCCATCGTCGTGCGCGACGAGTTGCAGGCCGGCGTCCTGGTCGAATGGTGCCGGATCCCCGACGTCAGGGAAACCTTCTACGCCATCGCGCAGAGCCGCCGCTTTCCAAACCCGCTGATCGCCGGCCTGCTGTCGGGGAGGGGCGGCCCCCAGGATGCGGAGGGCACCCCTTAG